A genome region from Maylandia zebra isolate NMK-2024a linkage group LG6, Mzebra_GT3a, whole genome shotgun sequence includes the following:
- the zfp91 gene encoding uncharacterized protein zfp91 isoform X1: MEPAGDRTGNVNKGEDPTEDKAAEETPGTSTAGTPRRALRDRGAGRPRSGVTASVADVNGGTSSPQTSGRVLRDRSTRAVPAWLKDTKSSDDDEDEPSSDAGATKRRKVSNSRRKKNSDTAGSAEGYSLQGTEQEDAKKPATDAQALPSRRPSAQTHAKTPSGRAVHSSAKPMCKTEPGMENPAAVEGAVDDKDKYEIEKKEEENTGAAEPGLDDEDPSFQDDPDNLNYQPQSQSSVEEEEVLSSEEDVPFRDDLNDQSYDPKVERDAPKPKRRVPPRPKEKKEKEKPLKKEKEVAEIKVEGSDNVESMQEEVKLEEEVVEDPDGPRKRGRRKKDDKTPRLPKRRKKPPVQYVRCEMEGCGTVLAHPRYLQHHIKYQHLLKKKYVCPHPSCGRLFRLQKQLLRHAKHHTDQRDYICEFCARAFKSSHNLAVHRMIHTGEKPLQCEICGFTCRQKASLNWHMKKHDADATYQFSCSICGKKFEKKDCVVAHKAKSHPEVLIAEALAANAGALITTPASLLELPGNPAQAEVTGLDANQVGQDGQVDQDGQHVPQVSQMGHVTQQVSHQVVLLGQDQSLHTMQVPVTIALSPIDPPSPAENQQQTQLQLQMPVQFVQTAQQPQQPQIQQLTLHSNSVVTQHQPQLQPLQSYTSQQQSQGQTQILQMTFQPVSQSQTHIQQIPILAASQQLQPLQTASPSPPLMSTSQTQSQVPVSTSGDSFMLDNPVLSSSSPSATSLQQTEVVGEDGVIWEQAGQGEVLADGTGRHMQQTLM, from the exons ATGGAACCAGCCGGTGACCGAACCGGGAATGTAAATAAAGGTGAAGATCCGACGGAGGACAAGGCCGCAGAAGAGACCCCGGGCACCAGTACAGCTGGTACGCCACGGAGGGCGCTGAGGGACCGGGGAGCGGGCCGCCCTAGGTCTGGCGTCACCGCTTCTGTAGCGGACGTTAACGGCGGTACGTCGAGCCCGCAGACTTCGGGACGGGTTTTAAGAGATAGGTCAACGAGGGCAGTACCAGCCTGGCTGAAAGACACCAAAAGCAGCGACGACGACGAGGACGAACCTAGCTCGGACGCCGGTGCGACCAAGCGGAGGAAAGTTTCCAACTCCAGGCGGAAGAAAAATTCAGATACTGCAGGTTCGGCTGAGGGATACAGCCTTCAAGGCACAGa ACAAGAGGACGCCAAGAAACCTGCCACAGATGCCCAAG CCCTTCCCTCCAGACGCCCCTCAGCCCAGACTCATGCCAAGACCCCATCTGGCAGGGCTGTCCACAGCTCTGCCAAGCCCATGTGTAAGACTGAACCTGGAATGGAGAATCCAGCTG CTGTGGAAGGAGCTGTAGATGATAAAGACAAGTATGAAAT tgaaaagaaagaggaggaaaacaCCGGCGCTGCTGAACCAGGCTTGGATGATGAAGATCCTTCTTTTCAGGATGACCCAGACAATCTCAACTACCAGCCACAGAGTCAGAG CagtgtagaagaagaagaggtcCTTAGCAGCGAGGAAGATGTTCCCTTTAGAGACGACTTAAATGATCAAAGCTACGACCCGAAGGTTGAAAG ggATGCTCCTAAACCAAAGCGCAGAGTTCCTCCTAGACCcaaggagaagaaagaaaaggagaaaccactgaagaaagagaaggaggttGCTGAGATAAAAGTGGAAGGTTCAGACAATGTAGAGAGCATGCAGGAGGAAGTAAAGCTTGAAGAGGAAGTAGTGGAAGATCCGGATGGACCCAGGAA GAGAGGTCGGCGGAAAAAAGACGACAAAACCCCACGGCTGCCAAAGAGAAG GAAGAAGCCCCCAGTTCAGTATGTGCGCTGCGAAATGGAAGGATGTGGGACAGTGCTGGCTCATCCTCGCTACTTACAG CACCATATAAAGTACCAGCACTTACTCAAGAAGAAGTATGTTTGTCCTCATCCTTCTTGTGGGAGGCTTTTCCGCCTACAGAAGCAGCTGCTGCGTCATGCAAAGCACCACACAG ACCAGAGGGACTACATCTGTGAGTTTTGTGCTCGCGCCTTCAAGAGTTCCCACAATCTGGCCGTGCACCGCATGATACACACTGGAGAAAAGCCCCTACA GTGTGAGATCTGTGGCTTCACTTGTCGCCAGAAGGCATCTCTCAACTGGCACATGAAGAAGCACGATGCTGATGCTACCTATCAGTTCTCCTGCTCTATTTGTGGAAAGAAGTTTGAGAAGAAGGACTGCGTGGTGGCACACAAGGCCAAGAGCCACCCGGAGGTGCTAATTGCTGAGGCGCTGGCAGCAAATGCCGGCGCTCTCATCACAACCCCTGCCTCTCTCTTGGAGCTCCCGGGAAATCCTGCGCAAGCAGAGGTCACTGGCTTGGATGCGAACCAAGTTGGGCAAGATGGCCAGGTGGACCAGGATGGGCAGCATGTGCCTCAGGTCTCCCAGATGGGTCATGTGACCCAGCAGGTGAGTCACCAGGTGGTTTTGCTGGGACAAGATCAGAGCCTCCACACCATGCAGGTGCCTGTGACAATTGCTCTGTCCCCTATCGACCCCCCATCACCGGCCGAGAACCAGCAGCAGACCCAGCTCCAGCTTCAGATGCCCGTCCAGTTTGTGCAGACTGCCCAGCAGCCCCAGCAGCCCCAAATCCAACAGCTGACCCTCCATTCCAACTCAGTGGTGACCCAGCATCAACCGCAGCTCCAGCCTCTTCAGTCATACACTTCCCAGCAGCAGAGCCAGGGCCAGACACAAATCCTGCAGATGACCTTCCAGCCTGTCAGCCAGTCCCAGACCCACATCCAGCAGATCCCCATTCTAGCAGCCTCTCAGCAGCTCCAGCCTCTGCAGACAGCATCCCCGAGCCctcctctaatgtccacttcGCAAACCCAGAGCCAGGTTCCCGTCTCCACCAGCGGGGACAGCTTTATGTTGGACAATCCAGtgctctcttcctcctctccctcaGCCACCTCTCTTCAGCAGACAGAAGTGGTGGGGGAGGATGGTGTAATCTGGGAGCAGGCCGGGCAGGGGGAGGTCCTAGCTGATGGCACTGGGAGACACATGCAGCAGACCctcatgtaa
- the zfp91 gene encoding uncharacterized protein zfp91 isoform X2: MEPAGDRTGNVNKGEDPTEDKAAEETPGTSTAGTPRRALRDRGAGRPRSGVTASVADVNGGTSSPQTSGRVLRDRSTRAVPAWLKDTKSSDDDEDEPSSDAGATKRRKVSNSRRKKNSDTAGSAEGYSLQGTEQEDAKKPATDAQALPSRRPSAQTHAKTPSGRAVHSSAKPMCKTEPGMENPAAVEGAVDDKDKYEIEKKEEENTGAAEPGLDDEDPSFQDDPDNLNYQPQSQSVEEEEVLSSEEDVPFRDDLNDQSYDPKVERDAPKPKRRVPPRPKEKKEKEKPLKKEKEVAEIKVEGSDNVESMQEEVKLEEEVVEDPDGPRKRGRRKKDDKTPRLPKRRKKPPVQYVRCEMEGCGTVLAHPRYLQHHIKYQHLLKKKYVCPHPSCGRLFRLQKQLLRHAKHHTDQRDYICEFCARAFKSSHNLAVHRMIHTGEKPLQCEICGFTCRQKASLNWHMKKHDADATYQFSCSICGKKFEKKDCVVAHKAKSHPEVLIAEALAANAGALITTPASLLELPGNPAQAEVTGLDANQVGQDGQVDQDGQHVPQVSQMGHVTQQVSHQVVLLGQDQSLHTMQVPVTIALSPIDPPSPAENQQQTQLQLQMPVQFVQTAQQPQQPQIQQLTLHSNSVVTQHQPQLQPLQSYTSQQQSQGQTQILQMTFQPVSQSQTHIQQIPILAASQQLQPLQTASPSPPLMSTSQTQSQVPVSTSGDSFMLDNPVLSSSSPSATSLQQTEVVGEDGVIWEQAGQGEVLADGTGRHMQQTLM; encoded by the exons ATGGAACCAGCCGGTGACCGAACCGGGAATGTAAATAAAGGTGAAGATCCGACGGAGGACAAGGCCGCAGAAGAGACCCCGGGCACCAGTACAGCTGGTACGCCACGGAGGGCGCTGAGGGACCGGGGAGCGGGCCGCCCTAGGTCTGGCGTCACCGCTTCTGTAGCGGACGTTAACGGCGGTACGTCGAGCCCGCAGACTTCGGGACGGGTTTTAAGAGATAGGTCAACGAGGGCAGTACCAGCCTGGCTGAAAGACACCAAAAGCAGCGACGACGACGAGGACGAACCTAGCTCGGACGCCGGTGCGACCAAGCGGAGGAAAGTTTCCAACTCCAGGCGGAAGAAAAATTCAGATACTGCAGGTTCGGCTGAGGGATACAGCCTTCAAGGCACAGa ACAAGAGGACGCCAAGAAACCTGCCACAGATGCCCAAG CCCTTCCCTCCAGACGCCCCTCAGCCCAGACTCATGCCAAGACCCCATCTGGCAGGGCTGTCCACAGCTCTGCCAAGCCCATGTGTAAGACTGAACCTGGAATGGAGAATCCAGCTG CTGTGGAAGGAGCTGTAGATGATAAAGACAAGTATGAAAT tgaaaagaaagaggaggaaaacaCCGGCGCTGCTGAACCAGGCTTGGATGATGAAGATCCTTCTTTTCAGGATGACCCAGACAATCTCAACTACCAGCCACAGAGTCAGAG tgtagaagaagaagaggtcCTTAGCAGCGAGGAAGATGTTCCCTTTAGAGACGACTTAAATGATCAAAGCTACGACCCGAAGGTTGAAAG ggATGCTCCTAAACCAAAGCGCAGAGTTCCTCCTAGACCcaaggagaagaaagaaaaggagaaaccactgaagaaagagaaggaggttGCTGAGATAAAAGTGGAAGGTTCAGACAATGTAGAGAGCATGCAGGAGGAAGTAAAGCTTGAAGAGGAAGTAGTGGAAGATCCGGATGGACCCAGGAA GAGAGGTCGGCGGAAAAAAGACGACAAAACCCCACGGCTGCCAAAGAGAAG GAAGAAGCCCCCAGTTCAGTATGTGCGCTGCGAAATGGAAGGATGTGGGACAGTGCTGGCTCATCCTCGCTACTTACAG CACCATATAAAGTACCAGCACTTACTCAAGAAGAAGTATGTTTGTCCTCATCCTTCTTGTGGGAGGCTTTTCCGCCTACAGAAGCAGCTGCTGCGTCATGCAAAGCACCACACAG ACCAGAGGGACTACATCTGTGAGTTTTGTGCTCGCGCCTTCAAGAGTTCCCACAATCTGGCCGTGCACCGCATGATACACACTGGAGAAAAGCCCCTACA GTGTGAGATCTGTGGCTTCACTTGTCGCCAGAAGGCATCTCTCAACTGGCACATGAAGAAGCACGATGCTGATGCTACCTATCAGTTCTCCTGCTCTATTTGTGGAAAGAAGTTTGAGAAGAAGGACTGCGTGGTGGCACACAAGGCCAAGAGCCACCCGGAGGTGCTAATTGCTGAGGCGCTGGCAGCAAATGCCGGCGCTCTCATCACAACCCCTGCCTCTCTCTTGGAGCTCCCGGGAAATCCTGCGCAAGCAGAGGTCACTGGCTTGGATGCGAACCAAGTTGGGCAAGATGGCCAGGTGGACCAGGATGGGCAGCATGTGCCTCAGGTCTCCCAGATGGGTCATGTGACCCAGCAGGTGAGTCACCAGGTGGTTTTGCTGGGACAAGATCAGAGCCTCCACACCATGCAGGTGCCTGTGACAATTGCTCTGTCCCCTATCGACCCCCCATCACCGGCCGAGAACCAGCAGCAGACCCAGCTCCAGCTTCAGATGCCCGTCCAGTTTGTGCAGACTGCCCAGCAGCCCCAGCAGCCCCAAATCCAACAGCTGACCCTCCATTCCAACTCAGTGGTGACCCAGCATCAACCGCAGCTCCAGCCTCTTCAGTCATACACTTCCCAGCAGCAGAGCCAGGGCCAGACACAAATCCTGCAGATGACCTTCCAGCCTGTCAGCCAGTCCCAGACCCACATCCAGCAGATCCCCATTCTAGCAGCCTCTCAGCAGCTCCAGCCTCTGCAGACAGCATCCCCGAGCCctcctctaatgtccacttcGCAAACCCAGAGCCAGGTTCCCGTCTCCACCAGCGGGGACAGCTTTATGTTGGACAATCCAGtgctctcttcctcctctccctcaGCCACCTCTCTTCAGCAGACAGAAGTGGTGGGGGAGGATGGTGTAATCTGGGAGCAGGCCGGGCAGGGGGAGGTCCTAGCTGATGGCACTGGGAGACACATGCAGCAGACCctcatgtaa